From a single Campylobacter concisus genomic region:
- a CDS encoding NnrS family protein, whose protein sequence is MINNFFTHPMRIFFLMSAACAVLGASVFFTPTDFVSLHKFIFLQLFLALAYAGFLLTGLTDWTNFQASLKIHAYILFSLFFTSFILAFFSLFLAHCFIALFWLYLVLLCLYMIWRDKNDDQFGVLGFLFGILGFEIYYLISGNEKFLNLQVFIHVIAILLISYRVSVVLGKEALKREKGMDEAVFVPNFIYKNIAICCVCAFLLLNIFFEASLGVYYAAIACGSAVLAKLKEWHYKELFKHSFVLLYYFMQLFLALGFLGIGFSGIFGLHLETNFMHLIAINAVIFSVMLIFNVAGLRHSGQELEFLRLSKIAFILILLAGVSRGILAYFWSGFYIHLPATLIAIAFVFWLINFYVIFRDNDFSDDPE, encoded by the coding sequence ATGATTAATAATTTTTTTACTCATCCTATGAGGATATTTTTCTTAATGAGTGCCGCCTGTGCGGTGCTTGGTGCAAGTGTGTTTTTTACTCCAACTGATTTTGTGAGTTTGCATAAATTTATATTTTTGCAACTTTTTTTAGCGCTTGCTTATGCTGGATTTTTGCTAACTGGATTAACTGATTGGACAAATTTTCAAGCATCTCTAAAAATACACGCCTATATATTATTTTCACTCTTTTTTACAAGCTTTATCTTGGCATTTTTTAGCCTATTTTTAGCACACTGCTTTATTGCTCTTTTTTGGCTTTACTTGGTTTTGCTTTGCCTTTATATGATCTGGCGGGATAAAAACGATGATCAATTTGGCGTACTTGGCTTTTTGTTTGGCATTTTAGGCTTTGAAATTTATTATCTAATAAGCGGCAACGAAAAATTTCTAAATTTACAAGTTTTTATCCACGTAATCGCTATCTTACTCATCTCCTACCGCGTTAGTGTCGTGCTTGGAAAAGAAGCGCTAAAAAGAGAAAAAGGTATGGATGAAGCTGTTTTTGTGCCAAATTTTATCTATAAAAATATCGCTATTTGCTGCGTTTGTGCCTTTTTGCTTTTAAATATATTTTTTGAAGCAAGCTTAGGTGTCTATTATGCTGCGATAGCTTGTGGAAGTGCGGTACTTGCAAAGCTTAAAGAGTGGCACTATAAAGAGCTTTTTAAACATAGCTTTGTGCTTTTATACTATTTTATGCAACTATTTTTAGCGCTTGGATTTTTAGGGATCGGCTTTAGCGGTATTTTTGGGCTCCATCTTGAAACAAATTTTATGCATCTAATAGCGATAAATGCGGTAATTTTTAGCGTGATGCTTATATTTAATGTCGCAGGACTTCGTCATAGTGGACAAGAACTTGAGTTTTTACGCCTTAGTAAAATTGCTTTTATTTTAATTCTTTTAGCTGGTGTTAGCAGAGGAATTTTGGCTTATTTTTGGAGTGGCTTTTACATTCATTTACCAGCAACACTCATAGCAATCGCTTTTGTTTTTTGGCTCATAAATTTTTATGTGATCTTTAGGGATAACGATTTTAGCGATGATCCAGAGTAA
- a CDS encoding ABC transporter ATP-binding protein, with translation MLELKNVEYEILRDKVVRNFSLNVKGGEVVTLFGPSGCGKTTILRLISGLNEPRKGKIFNNFKKTTYFFQENRLLTWKNALENVLLVMNKPDINAVLELFKKVGLSQKDTLKYPSELSGGMRQRVAFVRAVVTKPDLLLMDEPFSGLDYDMKEILIEIIGQRVSEGMSVVLVTHDRMEAVKMSNRIYFLSNKGAVIQRELEIDKDFKERDFTFISKMIDENFKGQIYYD, from the coding sequence ATGCTTGAGCTTAAAAATGTAGAGTATGAAATTTTAAGAGATAAGGTCGTAAGGAATTTTAGTCTAAATGTAAAAGGTGGCGAGGTAGTGACGCTTTTTGGGCCATCAGGATGTGGCAAAACAACGATACTTCGGCTTATTAGCGGACTAAATGAGCCTAGAAAAGGAAAAATTTTTAATAACTTTAAAAAGACTACATACTTTTTTCAAGAAAATCGCCTACTTACATGGAAAAATGCTCTTGAAAATGTGCTTTTGGTTATGAATAAACCAGACATTAACGCTGTTTTAGAGCTTTTTAAAAAGGTTGGACTAAGTCAAAAGGACACTTTAAAATACCCAAGTGAGCTAAGCGGCGGTATGAGGCAAAGAGTCGCTTTTGTAAGAGCGGTCGTGACAAAGCCTGATCTACTTTTGATGGATGAGCCTTTTTCTGGGCTTGATTATGATATGAAAGAAATTTTAATTGAGATTATTGGCCAAAGAGTAAGTGAAGGTATGAGCGTAGTTCTTGTCACGCACGATAGAATGGAAGCTGTAAAGATGTCAAATAGAATTTATTTCCTATCAAATAAAGGTGCGGTCATACAAAGAGAACTTGAAATAGACAAAGATTTCAAAGAGCGCGATTTTACGTTTATTAGCAAGATGATAGATGAAAATTTCAAAGGACAAATTTATTATGATTAA
- a CDS encoding ABC transporter permease: MILIDGIKKDRSSFLKIIDYFWGGFSGFAVVFLILAIWQVGSEFSSPLLLPPPKDVFLKACEILKDYKNSEINITLCRSLIGVCSATFFGIFLGLIAGSFKSFAAFLKPVITLLLSMPPIIWIVLAIFWFGFGNFSTVFTIFITVLPLTFASSAVAMSSVDEELKEMFDAYNLGILKKIRHLYIPHLTSYIISSISVAVAMGVKIVIMAELLGANNGMGAKIANARAMLETTEVMAYVLLSITLIMLFEYLIIEPLKIALMPWRR, from the coding sequence ATGATACTAATCGATGGCATTAAAAAGGATCGCTCAAGCTTTTTAAAAATAATTGACTATTTTTGGGGTGGATTTAGCGGATTTGCCGTAGTTTTTTTGATCTTAGCCATTTGGCAAGTGGGAAGCGAGTTTAGCTCCCCACTCCTACTTCCACCACCAAAAGATGTATTTTTAAAAGCCTGTGAAATTTTAAAAGATTACAAAAACAGCGAGATAAACATAACACTTTGCAGATCACTGATTGGAGTTTGCTCGGCAACATTTTTTGGTATATTTCTAGGGCTAATAGCAGGTAGTTTTAAAAGTTTTGCAGCCTTTTTAAAACCTGTTATAACCTTGCTTTTGTCAATGCCGCCGATTATTTGGATAGTGCTTGCTATTTTTTGGTTTGGATTTGGAAATTTTAGCACCGTTTTTACTATCTTTATAACCGTTTTACCGCTTACTTTTGCAAGCTCGGCAGTTGCTATGAGTAGTGTAGATGAGGAGCTAAAAGAGATGTTTGACGCTTATAATCTAGGAATTTTAAAAAAGATAAGACACCTTTACATCCCGCATCTTACGAGCTACATAATAAGCTCTATTAGCGTAGCTGTCGCAATGGGTGTAAAGATAGTCATAATGGCTGAGCTACTAGGTGCAAATAACGGCATGGGAGCAAAGATAGCAAATGCAAGGGCAATGCTTGAAACAACCGAGGTAATGGCGTATGTTCTTTTAAGCATCACTCTTATCATGCTTTTTGAATACCTCATCATCGAGCCACTAAAAATAGCTTTGATGCCTTGGAGAAGATGA